A DNA window from Brenneria izadpanahii contains the following coding sequences:
- a CDS encoding ABC transporter ATP-binding protein: protein MIRELVQSGFRLSGTRDPRLVRGLAWCVAEGFFSALFYMALYGLLHNVFTGVNTPAQSVGYGLAMLASVALRIGAGYCGMPLIFSGAYAMMGEARLRIADHLGRLPMGWFNRQRGGDLAARLTSDLELIEHLWSHFLGVFVSGLAMPIFLMLFLLWVDWHLALLTCAGIPLALLMLSLSQRMAARPGDRMIASGVAAQSALQEYVQGIAVIRSFGRFGQAWKRLESILTEHHDATLAVESKPAPWLAGYGFMLEMGYISLVLAGVWWLSDGALSPDVLILFLILALPVYRQLFDVGLSTLMLRFARRSLSRIESLLAEKALSEPIHPLTPQGEDIVFEYVGFAYDDRYDIPQEALTLSDVSCTIPANRFTAIVGPSGAGKSTLVHLIARLWDVRHGRIRLGGVNLRDIGTEQLHQHVAMVFQDVLLFSGSVLDNLRIGKPDASREEAIDAAKRAQAHRFIEALPQGYDTLLDEGGGSLSGGERQRISIARALLKNAPILLLDEATASVDPSAEAEIQRAMTELARGRTVVVIAHRLKNIRHADLILVLDHGRLVEQGTHQELLAQDGLYSRLWRRQQEAQGWKLRASV, encoded by the coding sequence ATGATTCGTGAATTGGTACAATCCGGCTTCAGATTATCGGGAACCCGCGACCCGCGATTAGTGCGCGGGCTGGCGTGGTGCGTGGCCGAGGGATTTTTTTCCGCGCTCTTCTATATGGCGCTCTACGGCCTGTTGCACAACGTTTTCACGGGCGTCAATACGCCGGCGCAATCCGTTGGCTATGGTCTGGCGATGCTTGCCAGCGTGGCGCTGCGCATCGGCGCCGGCTACTGCGGCATGCCGTTGATATTCAGCGGCGCCTACGCCATGATGGGCGAAGCGCGGCTGCGTATCGCCGACCATCTGGGCCGGTTGCCGATGGGTTGGTTCAACCGTCAACGCGGGGGCGATCTGGCCGCGCGGCTGACGTCGGATCTGGAACTGATCGAACACCTCTGGTCGCACTTTTTAGGGGTGTTCGTGTCCGGCCTGGCCATGCCGATATTTCTTATGCTTTTTCTGCTGTGGGTAGACTGGCATCTGGCGTTGCTGACCTGCGCCGGGATCCCGCTGGCGCTGCTGATGCTGAGCTTGAGCCAGCGCATGGCGGCCCGCCCCGGCGACCGGATGATCGCCTCCGGCGTAGCGGCGCAGTCCGCCCTGCAGGAATATGTACAGGGCATTGCGGTCATCCGCAGCTTCGGGCGCTTTGGTCAGGCCTGGAAACGTCTGGAGTCGATTCTGACCGAACATCACGACGCCACGCTAGCCGTTGAGTCCAAACCCGCGCCCTGGCTGGCCGGTTACGGTTTTATGCTGGAAATGGGATACATCAGTCTGGTGCTGGCCGGCGTTTGGTGGCTATCCGACGGCGCCTTGTCCCCGGACGTTCTGATCCTGTTCCTGATACTGGCCCTGCCGGTATACCGCCAGCTATTTGATGTCGGGCTATCGACGCTGATGCTGCGCTTCGCGCGTCGTTCACTTTCGCGAATTGAATCGCTGCTGGCGGAAAAAGCATTGTCGGAACCCATCCACCCGTTGACGCCGCAGGGCGAAGACATCGTTTTTGAATATGTTGGCTTCGCTTATGACGATCGGTACGACATACCACAGGAAGCGCTGACGCTTAGCGACGTCTCATGCACGATCCCCGCCAACCGCTTTACCGCTATCGTCGGCCCCAGCGGCGCCGGTAAAAGCACGCTGGTCCATTTGATCGCCCGGTTATGGGACGTTCGGCACGGCCGGATCCGTCTGGGCGGCGTCAATCTGCGCGATATCGGCACCGAACAGCTTCATCAACATGTGGCGATGGTTTTCCAGGATGTTCTCCTGTTCTCCGGTTCGGTGCTGGATAATCTGCGTATCGGCAAACCGGACGCCAGCCGTGAAGAGGCGATCGATGCGGCGAAACGCGCTCAGGCGCACCGCTTCATCGAGGCATTGCCGCAGGGTTACGACACCCTGTTGGATGAAGGCGGCGGATCGTTGTCCGGCGGCGAACGTCAGCGTATTTCCATCGCCAGAGCGCTGCTGAAAAACGCGCCGATACTGTTATTAGACGAAGCCACCGCCAGCGTCGACCCTTCCGCCGAAGCTGAAATTCAGCGCGCCATGACCGAACTGGCGCGTGGACGCACCGTCGTGGTGATTGCTCACCGGCTCAAAAATATCCGTCATGCCGACCTTATCCTGGTGCTCGACCACGGCCGGTTGGTCGAACAGGGAACGCATCAGGAACTGCTTGCGCAGGACGGCCTCTATTCACGCTTATGGCGGCGGCAACAGGAAGCGCAAGGCTGGAAATTGCGCGCATCGGTATAG
- a CDS encoding ABC transporter ATP-binding protein, whose amino-acid sequence MMHRTVTRSADVTPKGFWQLITLAPYSLGGAIITAIASAALSVAPFWLIYLVTVQLFSPQPDMTTVWRLIGWTVALLALRWAFMAVSHILAHIGAFNIQYRLKIAMAKRLGEIPLAFFSRRGTGSLRRVLNDDVNSLEGFFAHMLPDAAAAAAIPIAALILLFSANWPLTLAALIPLPLAMLAQWWMMRKSRRQIAAWNDLQKRIANQVGEYIRGVHVIKSFGLTARSFGDLAAAIHGAVDWVQTYAKNSTGGWALFTTLLSVNLIIVAPLGAWLLARGELDRPTFVMFLLVAPAVLSPLLRLTFAMGEQMQRMAALERINGILAIPPLPDRTDAPVPDGALDIEFTDLYQRYDTQLALNGVSFQARAGQLTALVGASGSGKSTLVKLVARLYEFESGELTIGGMDIRQWPLDALLARLGIVFQEVFLLHGTVRDNLALARPGASDAEIEAAARAAQAHDFICALPQGYETMLGERGASLSGGERQRLSIARALLKDAPILLLDEVTASIDAENEKLIQQALNQLCAGRTVLMIAHRLGTIMHADNIVVLEKGRVAGQGTHDALLASCPAYQRLWKDYIQAEEWSLGETADRASTAGEEK is encoded by the coding sequence ATGATGCATCGAACCGTCACACGCTCAGCCGATGTTACGCCCAAAGGATTTTGGCAATTAATCACCTTAGCGCCCTACTCGCTCGGCGGCGCCATTATTACCGCCATTGCGTCGGCCGCGCTGAGCGTCGCGCCATTCTGGCTCATCTATCTCGTTACCGTGCAGCTTTTTTCCCCCCAGCCGGATATGACGACGGTTTGGCGGCTAATCGGTTGGACGGTGGCGCTGCTGGCATTGCGCTGGGCATTTATGGCCGTCAGCCATATTCTGGCCCATATCGGCGCCTTTAATATTCAGTATCGATTGAAAATCGCCATGGCGAAGCGGCTGGGAGAAATTCCGCTCGCCTTCTTCTCCCGGCGAGGAACGGGCAGCCTGCGGCGCGTGCTGAATGACGACGTCAACAGCCTCGAAGGCTTCTTCGCCCATATGCTGCCGGACGCGGCGGCGGCGGCGGCGATACCGATTGCCGCCTTGATATTGCTGTTCTCCGCCAACTGGCCGCTGACGCTGGCCGCGCTGATACCGCTTCCGCTGGCGATGCTGGCCCAGTGGTGGATGATGCGGAAGTCGCGCCGGCAGATTGCCGCATGGAACGACCTGCAAAAGCGGATCGCCAATCAGGTCGGCGAATATATCCGCGGGGTGCATGTCATCAAGAGTTTCGGTCTGACCGCGCGCTCGTTTGGCGATCTCGCCGCCGCCATCCACGGCGCCGTCGACTGGGTTCAGACCTACGCCAAAAACAGCACCGGCGGCTGGGCGCTGTTTACCACGCTGCTATCCGTCAACCTGATCATCGTCGCGCCGCTCGGCGCCTGGCTGCTGGCGCGCGGCGAGCTGGATCGCCCGACCTTCGTGATGTTTCTGCTGGTGGCGCCGGCGGTACTATCCCCGCTGCTGCGGCTGACGTTCGCGATGGGCGAACAGATGCAGCGCATGGCGGCGCTGGAACGGATCAACGGCATCCTCGCCATTCCTCCCTTGCCGGATCGGACCGACGCGCCAGTCCCCGACGGCGCGCTCGATATCGAATTTACCGACTTGTATCAGCGTTACGACACGCAATTGGCGCTGAACGGCGTCAGCTTTCAGGCCAGAGCCGGTCAGTTGACCGCGCTGGTCGGCGCCAGCGGTTCGGGCAAGAGTACGCTGGTTAAATTGGTTGCGCGTCTTTATGAATTTGAATCCGGCGAGCTGACGATCGGCGGCATGGATATCCGCCAATGGCCGCTGGATGCCCTGCTGGCCCGTCTGGGCATCGTCTTTCAGGAGGTATTTCTGCTGCACGGCACCGTGCGTGACAACCTGGCATTGGCCCGTCCGGGCGCCAGCGACGCGGAAATCGAGGCCGCGGCGCGAGCCGCCCAGGCGCATGATTTTATCTGCGCGTTGCCGCAGGGGTACGAAACGATGCTGGGCGAACGGGGAGCCAGCCTGTCCGGCGGCGAGCGCCAGCGCTTGTCCATCGCCCGCGCGCTGCTTAAAGACGCGCCTATTCTGCTGCTTGATGAGGTCACGGCCAGTATCGACGCGGAAAACGAAAAGCTGATCCAGCAGGCGTTGAATCAATTATGCGCGGGCAGAACGGTATTAATGATAGCCCACCGGTTGGGCACCATTATGCATGCCGACAATATCGTGGTGTTGGAAAAAGGCCGGGTGGCGGGTCAGGGAACCCATGATGCGCTGCTGGCGTCCTGCCCGGCATACCAGCGGTTGTGGAAAGATTATATCCAGGCGGAGGAGTGGTCGCTCGGCGAAACGGCAGATCGCGCGTCCACCGCCGGGGAGGAAAAATAA
- a CDS encoding helix-turn-helix transcriptional regulator, translated as MQGLKSAELSAYPGFPCPPGMNVKTLEIRPGMELSLVTSRAAQALSAVAEGPGDAARIHFNCQLSGQTRVSCRNRRLELERGRALTTFIPDGRFQLQCSPDWRNIELRIYPQLLMELTGEDDRGWYDPRRGDDGLLCHVSGQRIIDSAERLSRLMMSDSPSILLVHSAALEFLAWNLMSARSVMPSDEGIGSRERRQLWQARERLLSDLSKPPTIEQLARESGLNQLKIKRGFKQLFGATTYALFQRKRMERARDLLQRHSVTETAAMLGYSNPSHFSAAFRKQFGLLPKDVRRLCL; from the coding sequence ATGCAAGGTCTGAAATCGGCAGAGTTATCGGCTTATCCTGGTTTTCCCTGTCCGCCGGGCATGAACGTGAAAACGCTGGAAATACGTCCCGGCATGGAGTTATCCCTCGTCACTTCCCGCGCCGCGCAGGCGCTGTCTGCGGTTGCGGAAGGGCCGGGCGATGCGGCCCGGATACATTTTAATTGTCAGCTTAGCGGCCAGACGCGGGTTTCCTGCCGCAATCGGCGTCTGGAACTGGAACGCGGCCGGGCGCTGACCACCTTTATTCCCGATGGCCGTTTCCAGCTACAGTGCAGCCCCGACTGGCGAAATATCGAACTGAGGATCTATCCGCAGCTGCTTATGGAACTGACGGGTGAAGATGATAGGGGATGGTATGACCCTCGCCGGGGGGATGACGGTCTGCTTTGCCACGTCAGTGGTCAGAGAATTATTGATTCAGCCGAACGGCTCAGCCGCCTGATGATGAGCGATTCCCCTTCCATATTGCTGGTGCATTCCGCCGCACTGGAATTCCTGGCCTGGAATTTGATGTCCGCCCGCTCCGTCATGCCGAGCGATGAGGGCATCGGCTCCCGTGAGCGCCGGCAGCTATGGCAGGCGCGCGAACGCCTGCTCAGCGATCTGAGTAAGCCGCCGACGATTGAACAACTGGCGCGCGAGAGCGGATTAAACCAGCTAAAGATCAAACGCGGATTCAAGCAACTGTTTGGCGCCACCACCTATGCGCTATTTCAGCGTAAACGCATGGAGCGGGCGCGGGATTTGTTACAGCGTCATAGCGTAACGGAAACCGCCGCTATGCTGGGCTACAGTAATCCATCACATTTCAGCGCCGCTTTTCGTAAACAATTCGGCCTATTGCCGAAGGATGTCCGCCGGCTTTGTCTATGA
- a CDS encoding isopenicillin N synthase family dioxygenase, whose product MSNITSLPILDLSQLDGALEHRAAFLTKLNRAARDVGFFYLVHHGVSDALQQRVQQTARAFFALPDAEKQRVAMIHSPHFRGYNRAGSELTRSQPDWREQFDIGAECPAVQLSAKDPGWLRLQGPNLWPAALPELKTTLLQWQREMTAMSLRLLRAFAEALELPITAFDALYGEKPNEHIKLIRYPGQPDDGSRQGVGSHKDSGFLSFLLQDNQQGLQVEIEPGRWIDALPLAGSFVVNIGELLELATNGYLRATVHRVVSPAAGKDRLSIAFFLGAQLDSVVPVYQLPDHLAVNALGPTSDPDNPLLRDVGWNYLKGRLRSHPDVASRYYGDVLQTKESITT is encoded by the coding sequence ATGAGCAATATTACATCCCTGCCGATACTCGATCTGTCACAGCTTGACGGAGCGCTTGAACATCGGGCCGCTTTTCTGACGAAACTGAATCGCGCCGCCCGCGACGTCGGTTTTTTCTATCTGGTTCATCATGGCGTCAGCGACGCGCTGCAGCAGCGGGTGCAGCAAACGGCGAGAGCGTTTTTTGCTCTGCCGGACGCGGAAAAACAGCGTGTCGCCATGATTCACTCCCCCCATTTTCGCGGTTATAACCGGGCTGGTTCGGAATTGACGCGCAGCCAGCCGGACTGGCGCGAGCAGTTTGATATCGGGGCTGAGTGTCCCGCTGTGCAGCTATCGGCAAAGGATCCCGGCTGGCTGCGGCTACAGGGGCCGAATCTCTGGCCTGCGGCGCTGCCTGAGTTGAAAACCACGCTGTTGCAGTGGCAGCGGGAAATGACCGCGATGTCGTTGCGCCTGCTGCGGGCGTTTGCCGAAGCGTTGGAACTGCCCATCACCGCGTTTGATGCGCTGTATGGCGAAAAGCCTAACGAGCATATCAAGTTGATTCGTTATCCAGGTCAGCCGGACGACGGCAGCCGCCAGGGCGTCGGCTCCCACAAGGATTCTGGTTTTCTCAGCTTCTTATTACAGGATAACCAGCAGGGACTGCAGGTGGAAATCGAGCCCGGACGCTGGATCGATGCGCTGCCGCTGGCGGGATCTTTTGTGGTCAATATTGGCGAACTGCTGGAATTGGCGACCAATGGCTATCTGCGGGCGACGGTTCATCGGGTGGTTTCGCCCGCGGCCGGCAAAGATCGCCTGTCCATCGCCTTTTTCCTCGGCGCGCAGTTGGATAGCGTCGTACCGGTGTATCAATTACCCGACCATCTTGCCGTGAACGCGCTGGGGCCGACCAGCGATCCTGACAATCCCCTGCTGCGTGATGTGGGCTGGAATTATCTCAAGGGCCGTTTACGTTCTCATCCTGATGTCGCCAGCCGTTATTACGGTGATGTCTTGCAAACCAAAGAAAGCATAACTACCTAA
- a CDS encoding MetQ/NlpA family ABC transporter substrate-binding protein, with the protein MKKHVIFSLAGVALSVSMAFSVQAADALRVAADPVPHAEILAQVKKIDPSLNLNVVELTSGVNANELLAHGDVDANYFQHVPYLRDQEKALGQEFVVAATVHIEPLGIYSRKHKTLNDVPENATVAVPNNVTNLSRALYLLQSHGLIKLKSGYNDPEKDQATPKDIAENPKNLKITEIEAAQIPRSLDDVDLAVINGNYALEAGLVPAKDSLGLESASNNPYANILVTTPALKDDPRIKQLAKDLESSQIADFINSRYNGSVIPVAGQK; encoded by the coding sequence ATGAAAAAGCATGTCATTTTCTCTTTGGCAGGGGTGGCGTTATCCGTAAGTATGGCATTTTCGGTTCAGGCGGCGGACGCGCTGCGAGTGGCGGCCGATCCGGTGCCGCACGCCGAGATCCTGGCGCAGGTGAAAAAAATCGATCCCTCTTTGAATCTGAACGTGGTGGAGCTGACCAGCGGCGTTAACGCCAACGAGCTGCTGGCTCATGGGGATGTGGACGCGAACTATTTCCAGCATGTGCCTTACCTGCGCGATCAGGAAAAAGCGCTGGGCCAGGAGTTTGTCGTTGCCGCGACGGTACATATCGAACCGTTGGGCATTTACTCCAGAAAGCATAAAACGCTGAACGACGTGCCTGAAAACGCCACCGTGGCGGTGCCGAATAACGTCACCAACCTCAGCCGCGCGCTCTATTTGCTGCAAAGCCATGGGCTGATAAAGCTGAAGAGCGGCTATAACGATCCGGAAAAAGATCAGGCGACGCCGAAAGATATCGCCGAAAACCCTAAAAATCTGAAGATTACGGAAATCGAAGCGGCGCAAATACCCCGCTCGCTGGATGACGTCGATCTGGCGGTGATTAACGGCAACTATGCGTTGGAGGCCGGGCTGGTGCCGGCGAAAGATTCCCTTGGCCTGGAAAGCGCCAGCAATAATCCGTATGCCAATATTCTGGTGACCACGCCGGCGCTGAAAGACGATCCGCGCATCAAGCAGTTGGCCAAGGATCTGGAGTCCAGCCAGATAGCGGACTTTATCAATAGCCGGTACAACGGCTCGGTTATCCCGGTGGCAGGACAAAAATAA
- a CDS encoding methionine ABC transporter ATP-binding protein, whose protein sequence is MIVIEQLGKYYSDNARPALDNVSLTIPDGSIYGILGRSGAGKSTLIRCLNLLERPSSGRILMDGRDITTLSPQELRLHRQRTGMIFQHFNLLHARNVQDNVAVPLEISGVARKERAARVKELLDLVGLSDKARAFPSQLSGGQKQRVGIARALAARPQYLLCDEATSALDPETTESVLALLADINRQLGLTIVLITHELAVVKAICDNAALLEAGQVVESGSLRSLLSDPDSRLRKALLPDYAAERAFLQRHGVEDIRLCKVA, encoded by the coding sequence ATGATCGTCATTGAACAGCTTGGCAAGTATTACTCTGATAACGCCCGGCCCGCGCTGGATAACGTATCGTTGACCATTCCCGATGGTTCAATCTACGGCATCCTGGGGCGAAGCGGTGCGGGGAAGAGCACCTTGATCCGCTGTCTCAATCTGCTGGAACGGCCCTCATCGGGCCGTATTCTAATGGACGGTCGGGATATTACCACTCTGTCGCCGCAGGAACTGCGCCTGCATCGACAACGTACCGGGATGATTTTCCAGCATTTTAATCTGCTGCACGCCCGCAACGTGCAGGATAACGTGGCGGTGCCGCTGGAGATCTCCGGCGTAGCCAGAAAGGAGCGCGCCGCCAGAGTAAAAGAGCTATTGGATCTGGTGGGGTTAAGCGACAAGGCGCGGGCTTTTCCGTCGCAGCTTTCCGGCGGGCAAAAACAGCGGGTCGGGATTGCGCGGGCGCTGGCCGCGCGGCCGCAGTATCTGCTGTGCGATGAAGCCACCAGCGCGCTCGATCCGGAAACGACGGAATCGGTGCTGGCATTGCTGGCGGATATCAATCGTCAGTTAGGGTTGACCATCGTGTTGATTACCCATGAGCTGGCGGTGGTCAAGGCCATCTGCGATAACGCCGCCTTACTGGAAGCGGGACAGGTGGTGGAGAGCGGTTCATTGCGATCGCTGCTCTCCGATCCCGACTCGCGGTTGCGTAAAGCCCTGTTGCCGGATTATGCCGCCGAACGGGCATTTTTGCAGCGTCACGGCGTGGAGGATATTCGCTTATGCAAAGTCGCCTGA
- a CDS encoding methionine ABC transporter permease — protein sequence MQSRLSWEDFFPLMLNATLETLYMVGLAALFTVLIGLPVGVVLFISRHDGILPLPWVNRVLGGIINIGRSLPFVVLLIALIPLTRLIVGTTLGSTAAVVPITIGAFPFFSRVVENALDEVDRGRVEAILSMGGTAWHVVSKVLLPEALPAILAGITLTVVMLIGFSSMAGVIGGGGLGDLAIRYGYQRFNDQVMAGTVIVLIALVQLVQSFGDRIVRSLAYRR from the coding sequence ATGCAAAGTCGCCTGAGCTGGGAGGATTTCTTCCCGCTGATGCTGAACGCCACGCTGGAAACGCTCTACATGGTGGGGTTGGCCGCACTGTTCACGGTGTTGATCGGTTTACCGGTGGGGGTTGTGCTGTTTATCAGCCGTCATGACGGCATATTGCCGCTGCCGTGGGTAAACCGCGTGCTGGGCGGCATTATCAATATCGGACGTTCATTGCCGTTTGTGGTGCTGCTGATCGCGCTGATCCCGCTGACCCGGCTGATTGTCGGAACCACATTGGGCAGCACGGCGGCGGTGGTGCCCATCACCATCGGCGCGTTTCCCTTCTTTTCCCGGGTGGTGGAAAATGCGCTGGACGAAGTCGATCGCGGGCGGGTGGAGGCCATTCTTTCCATGGGCGGCACCGCCTGGCACGTGGTCAGCAAAGTGCTGTTGCCGGAAGCGCTGCCGGCCATTCTCGCCGGTATTACTCTGACGGTGGTGATGTTGATCGGTTTTTCGTCGATGGCCGGGGTGATCGGCGGCGGCGGACTGGGGGATCTGGCGATTCGTTATGGTTATCAGCGGTTTAACGATCAGGTGATGGCCGGGACGGTTATTGTATTGATTGCGCTGGTACAGCTGGTGCAGTCGTTTGGCGATCGCATCGTACGCTCTCTGGCCTATCGGCGTTAG
- a CDS encoding WYL domain-containing protein, with amino-acid sequence MEIAPDNLIYDRSAKTYTATPNFSPLYQQSSAQRYLEELLATETGILEPDASFIGSAPEIDWAHYPSRALNEQTVETIVKAIRQKMAIQASYQSTASMDESPRLLSPHALGYDGCRWHVRAFCHTRQQFCDFVLTRILRIDSVEPSEIDPAADKQWNTILTLVLAPHPDLPLTHRRVLELDYGMQNGKVSLSCRQAFLYHTLKRLSLPIRASDEPAGTKIILKNREEIQPYIDALPKSV; translated from the coding sequence ATGGAAATCGCGCCTGATAATCTGATTTACGATCGCAGCGCTAAAACCTATACGGCCACGCCGAATTTCTCCCCGCTTTATCAGCAAAGTTCGGCTCAGCGCTATCTGGAAGAGTTATTGGCCACGGAGACGGGCATATTGGAGCCTGACGCCAGTTTTATCGGCTCAGCGCCCGAAATTGACTGGGCGCATTATCCATCGCGCGCGCTTAATGAGCAGACGGTCGAAACCATCGTAAAAGCCATTCGGCAAAAGATGGCGATTCAGGCCAGCTATCAGTCAACCGCCTCAATGGACGAATCGCCGAGGTTACTCTCCCCTCACGCCCTGGGATACGATGGGTGCCGCTGGCATGTTCGCGCTTTCTGCCACACGCGACAGCAATTCTGCGACTTCGTGCTCACCCGTATTTTACGCATTGACAGCGTTGAGCCGTCCGAAATAGATCCCGCCGCAGACAAACAGTGGAACACCATCCTGACGCTGGTTTTAGCGCCGCATCCGGATCTTCCTCTTACGCACCGCCGCGTTCTGGAGTTGGACTACGGCATGCAAAACGGAAAGGTTTCGCTAAGCTGCCGACAGGCTTTCCTGTATCACACCCTGAAACGCCTGAGTCTGCCAATCAGAGCGTCTGACGAACCGGCCGGAACGAAGATTATTTTGAAAAACAGAGAGGAAATTCAGCCCTATATTGATGCGCTGCCCAAAAGCGTTTGA